Proteins encoded within one genomic window of Fuerstiella sp.:
- a CDS encoding M20 family metallopeptidase translates to MSAVNLLKQLIEFPSVSTATNEPVSAFAESQLQRLGFETERLTYTDPAGVVKVCICGRRGPAGRGLAYFCHTDVVPADSWSFSESGPWTAFQSNGRIYGRGSCDMKGSLACVLNAIERVETTSLPVFVVCTADEEIGYHGAAKVAAESKIYREIVDSRSCGLIGEPTRLGVVHGHKGGRVGRIVSRGVAAHSSTSRGLNANMAMIPFLHDLRLLSLECENAPEWRDERFDPPVISMNIGVNDHTRAVNITPPQSVCTFYFRPMPGQDGDRLIDEIRGLVDRHGLEFEVVMSANGLFTDPDSAFIRELCDLTGSNTTTVTYGTDGSLFGEIQNLAVLGPGDIHQAHTDDEWISLDQLAQGVDVYEKLIRHWCV, encoded by the coding sequence ATGTCTGCTGTTAATCTACTGAAACAACTGATCGAGTTTCCATCTGTAAGCACGGCCACGAATGAACCGGTCAGCGCATTCGCTGAGTCGCAGCTGCAGCGACTCGGATTCGAAACCGAGCGGCTGACATATACAGACCCGGCAGGGGTTGTGAAAGTCTGCATCTGTGGGCGACGTGGTCCGGCGGGCAGAGGGCTGGCATACTTTTGCCATACTGATGTCGTGCCCGCTGACAGCTGGTCATTTTCGGAAAGTGGACCCTGGACGGCATTTCAGTCGAATGGCAGGATCTATGGTCGGGGATCCTGTGATATGAAGGGATCTCTGGCATGTGTGCTCAACGCTATCGAAAGAGTTGAAACTACGTCTTTACCTGTGTTTGTCGTCTGCACTGCAGACGAGGAAATTGGTTATCACGGTGCTGCCAAAGTCGCTGCTGAATCGAAAATTTATCGTGAAATTGTCGATAGCCGATCCTGTGGTCTGATTGGCGAGCCCACACGACTGGGTGTTGTCCACGGACACAAGGGGGGGCGGGTCGGACGAATAGTGTCGCGAGGAGTTGCCGCTCATTCCTCGACCTCCCGCGGACTCAATGCCAATATGGCGATGATTCCGTTTCTACACGATCTGCGGTTACTGAGTCTGGAATGTGAAAATGCTCCGGAGTGGCGAGATGAGCGATTTGATCCGCCGGTGATTTCCATGAATATAGGTGTCAATGACCATACGCGTGCCGTGAATATCACACCGCCGCAGAGCGTCTGCACTTTCTACTTTCGTCCGATGCCGGGCCAGGACGGTGATCGTCTGATCGATGAGATTCGTGGCCTTGTTGATCGTCACGGCCTGGAATTTGAAGTCGTGATGTCAGCCAATGGTCTGTTCACTGACCCGGATTCTGCGTTTATTCGTGAACTGTGTGACCTGACTGGAAGTAACACCACCACAGTGACGTATGGCACCGATGGATCGTTGTTCGGAGAAATACAAAATTTGGCGGTACTGGGACCAGGTGATATCCATCAGGCACATACGGACGACGAGTGGATTTCGCTGGACCAGCTTGCCCAGGGAGTTGACGTTTACGAGAAACTGATTCGGCACTGGTGCGTCTGA
- a CDS encoding DUF1501 domain-containing protein, translated as MNHQIQAITGNRLLQLTRRYFFGRGATGIGSAALASMFSKELRAGDRVPAVVPSLAPKAKRVIYLFQSGGPSQMDLFDHKPRMQNYFDSDLPDSVRQGQRITTMTSRQERFPIAPSVFRFRRHGHSNALISELLPYTATVADDLCFVKSMVTEAINHDPAITFLQTGSQLSGRPSIGSWFSYGLGSENANLPDFIAMTSQGTGVRSAQPLYDRLWGSGFLPTTHQGVKLRGSKDPVLYLNNPAGVSSAVKRGMLDDIAELNRERLDVTGDPEIATRIAQYEMAFRMQASIPGLVDFSDEPRHVTEMYGPEVHSRGSYASNCLLARRLSERGVRFIQLFHKGWDQHGNLPKAIRAQCQDTDQPSAALVRDLKQQGLLDETLVVWGGEFGRTTYCQGDLSREKYGRDHHPRCFTIWMAGGGIRPGMTWGETDDFSYNITANPVQVHDLHATMLHLMGIDHRKLTYRFQGRDHRLTDVHGNVVQSLLA; from the coding sequence ATGAATCACCAAATTCAGGCAATCACCGGTAATCGACTGCTGCAACTTACTCGCCGGTATTTTTTCGGACGCGGAGCCACCGGAATTGGTTCGGCCGCGTTAGCATCCATGTTTTCAAAGGAACTCAGAGCGGGAGACCGCGTTCCTGCGGTTGTTCCGTCATTGGCTCCGAAAGCTAAACGAGTCATCTATCTGTTTCAAAGTGGCGGGCCGTCACAGATGGATCTGTTCGATCACAAACCCCGGATGCAGAATTATTTCGACAGCGATCTGCCGGACAGCGTTCGCCAGGGGCAGCGGATCACCACAATGACCTCGCGGCAGGAGAGATTTCCTATTGCGCCCTCAGTGTTCCGTTTTCGTCGCCACGGTCACAGCAATGCTTTGATCAGCGAATTGTTACCGTATACGGCAACAGTGGCCGATGACTTGTGCTTCGTAAAATCTATGGTCACTGAGGCTATTAATCACGATCCCGCCATCACGTTCCTGCAGACCGGGTCTCAGTTGTCGGGGCGCCCCAGCATCGGATCCTGGTTCAGTTACGGACTGGGGTCAGAAAATGCGAATTTGCCGGATTTTATTGCGATGACCTCCCAGGGCACCGGTGTCAGGAGTGCTCAGCCACTGTACGACCGTCTTTGGGGCAGCGGTTTTCTGCCAACAACCCATCAGGGAGTCAAACTGAGAGGCAGTAAAGATCCTGTGCTGTATCTGAACAATCCGGCGGGCGTCTCATCCGCCGTGAAACGCGGTATGCTGGACGACATAGCAGAGTTAAATCGAGAGCGTCTCGACGTGACCGGCGATCCTGAAATCGCCACGAGGATTGCTCAATATGAAATGGCGTTCCGTATGCAGGCCTCAATTCCTGGCCTGGTTGATTTTTCGGACGAACCACGGCATGTCACAGAAATGTATGGACCGGAGGTCCATAGTCGTGGCAGCTATGCTTCGAACTGCCTTCTCGCGCGTCGATTGTCAGAAAGAGGAGTACGATTCATCCAGCTGTTTCATAAGGGATGGGATCAGCACGGCAATCTTCCAAAAGCAATTCGTGCCCAATGCCAAGACACGGATCAACCTTCGGCAGCACTCGTACGGGACCTCAAACAGCAGGGACTGCTCGATGAAACGCTGGTCGTCTGGGGGGGAGAATTTGGTCGCACCACCTATTGCCAGGGCGATCTGTCACGAGAAAAATACGGACGAGATCATCACCCGCGTTGTTTCACGATATGGATGGCAGGTGGTGGAATCAGGCCGGGCATGACCTGGGGGGAAACAGACGATTTTTCCTACAATATAACCGCAAATCCGGTCCAGGTTCACGATCTCCACGCAACGATGCTGCACCTGATGGGCATCGATCATCGGAAGCTGACATATCGGTTTCAGGGTCGGGACCATCGTCTGACCGACGTTCATGGCAACGTTGTTCAATCCCTGCTGGCTTGA
- a CDS encoding amidophosphoribosyltransferase codes for MSTDIESPAMDEMQHECGIAAVYHLTTDRTSELVPADDYRATSQLMPRMLLDMQNRGQLAAGFTTYDPDRSQLIDTHKDVGGVAEVFRMNHSGRFRKLMEEYAGRAAIGHVRYATCGSDDRSYAQPFERHHIARSKWFSFVFNGQLANYQDLRSEILATTDFHLTRETDTEVLNHLISRKLSDSPGISGMEILRELADEVDGAWNLAFLNANGDMFVSRDPTGIRPLCYAVNDSLFAAASESVALTHLGFEEDTIQNIPPGHAAIIDSKNGVRLEKYANTGKPAHCFFEWIYFANAASRFDDAGVYQSRKRLGEQLALKEDLVPGDDTVVVPVPDTAKAAADSMAYKLGVPSQEGLLRNRYIGRTFIEGSNRADKVRAKYTALPEILEGKQVLLVDDSIVRATTLRELLTLLRHTGKAREIHVRIACPPIIAPCFYGIDMSTVQELFAPGHMAGDVLTEADERCMAKAIGADSLRYLPVESLAECVGLPEDHLCRACVTREYPTAAGRQQYQLAQNSNACGRTYDID; via the coding sequence TTGTCAACAGACATTGAATCACCTGCCATGGACGAAATGCAGCACGAATGTGGAATCGCGGCGGTCTATCATCTGACCACCGACCGCACCAGTGAACTGGTGCCTGCTGACGATTACCGTGCAACCTCACAACTGATGCCACGCATGTTACTGGACATGCAGAATCGAGGTCAGCTGGCGGCCGGATTTACAACCTACGATCCTGATCGCAGTCAGCTCATCGATACTCACAAGGATGTTGGTGGTGTCGCGGAAGTGTTTCGCATGAACCACTCCGGCCGTTTCAGAAAATTGATGGAGGAATATGCAGGGCGGGCAGCGATTGGTCATGTCCGTTACGCTACCTGCGGGTCTGACGATCGCAGTTATGCACAACCGTTCGAGCGTCATCACATTGCACGTTCCAAATGGTTCAGTTTTGTTTTTAACGGTCAGTTGGCAAATTATCAGGATCTTCGCAGTGAGATTCTTGCTACCACGGATTTTCACCTCACTCGCGAAACCGACACAGAGGTTCTCAATCACCTGATTTCTCGCAAACTTTCGGATTCTCCTGGTATTTCCGGCATGGAAATTCTGCGGGAACTGGCCGATGAAGTGGACGGAGCCTGGAACCTGGCGTTTTTGAACGCAAACGGTGACATGTTTGTATCAAGGGATCCGACGGGCATTCGTCCATTGTGCTATGCCGTGAACGACTCACTCTTCGCCGCAGCCAGTGAAAGCGTCGCACTGACACATCTTGGCTTCGAAGAAGACACGATTCAGAATATTCCTCCCGGACATGCCGCGATCATTGACAGCAAAAACGGAGTCCGTCTGGAGAAATATGCAAACACCGGCAAACCGGCGCACTGTTTCTTCGAATGGATCTATTTTGCGAATGCAGCAAGCAGATTTGACGACGCGGGCGTGTATCAGTCCCGGAAACGACTGGGAGAACAACTGGCTCTGAAAGAAGACCTTGTTCCAGGTGATGACACCGTTGTTGTCCCCGTTCCGGATACGGCTAAAGCGGCCGCGGACAGCATGGCCTACAAACTAGGTGTCCCCTCCCAGGAAGGTCTCCTGCGAAATCGTTATATCGGCAGAACCTTTATCGAAGGCTCAAACCGCGCCGACAAAGTTCGCGCAAAGTACACAGCTCTGCCGGAGATTCTGGAAGGAAAACAAGTTCTTCTGGTTGACGATTCCATCGTCCGTGCAACCACCCTCAGGGAATTGCTGACTCTGCTGCGACACACTGGTAAGGCCAGAGAAATTCACGTTCGAATCGCATGTCCGCCCATCATCGCTCCATGTTTCTATGGCATTGACATGTCCACCGTGCAGGAACTGTTTGCGCCAGGACATATGGCCGGAGATGTGTTGACGGAAGCTGATGAACGATGCATGGCGAAAGCGATCGGTGCGGACAGCCTGCGATATCTGCCCGTTGAGTCGCTGGCAGAATGTGTGGGATTGCCGGAAGACCATCTTTGCCGTGCGTGCGTAACCCGTGAATATCCCACAGCTGCCGGCAGGCAGCAGTATCAATTAGCTCAGAATTCGAATGCCTGCGGACGCACCTACGACATTGACTAA
- a CDS encoding SDR family oxidoreductase — MRELRGKTVFLTGAASGIGRELALQLADAGCNLILVDCNQTGLDDVARLTAACGVKVHSYRCDLMDRTAVERTVNSAVRDAEPIDVLINNAGVAWYGSTHEMTQEQWDRLMSINLQAPIQVTRLLLPGLLQRPDAHIVNMCSIAGLVAGGRFTAYHTTKFGLVGFTEAIRSEYARAGIGVTAVCSGPVRTQLYQSAGGATGGSQIPQPPAIVCASAQRVAKLTITAIQRNRRMVLVTPLAHGLFQIKRFLPGLLDAVSGFSRSKRRRRQERLFREQQRLANLHDSSDSDVRADSENRNPVPLN, encoded by the coding sequence ATGCGCGAATTGCGTGGCAAAACCGTTTTCTTGACGGGTGCAGCCTCAGGAATTGGTCGAGAACTTGCACTTCAGCTGGCTGATGCTGGCTGCAATCTGATTCTTGTTGACTGCAATCAGACGGGCCTTGATGACGTCGCCAGGCTAACTGCCGCCTGCGGTGTGAAAGTACACAGTTACCGCTGTGACCTGATGGACAGAACCGCCGTCGAACGTACAGTGAATTCGGCCGTCAGGGACGCAGAACCGATTGATGTGCTGATTAATAATGCCGGTGTTGCCTGGTACGGTTCCACTCACGAAATGACTCAGGAACAGTGGGACCGATTGATGTCGATCAACCTGCAGGCACCGATTCAAGTCACGCGTCTGCTGCTGCCAGGTCTTCTGCAGCGGCCTGACGCTCACATCGTCAATATGTGCAGCATTGCCGGACTCGTCGCCGGAGGACGATTCACGGCGTATCATACCACAAAGTTCGGGCTGGTCGGTTTCACAGAAGCAATTCGGTCCGAATATGCTCGAGCCGGAATCGGAGTAACGGCTGTGTGTTCCGGTCCCGTACGGACTCAACTTTATCAGTCTGCCGGTGGAGCAACCGGCGGAAGCCAGATACCACAACCACCGGCAATCGTTTGTGCTTCAGCCCAACGGGTTGCGAAACTCACAATCACGGCCATTCAGCGAAATCGTCGCATGGTGCTGGTGACACCTCTGGCACATGGATTGTTTCAAATTAAGCGTTTCCTGCCGGGTTTGCTGGATGCGGTGAGTGGATTCAGTCGCAGCAAAAGACGTCGACGTCAGGAAAGACTGTTTCGAGAACAGCAACGACTTGCCAACCTGCACGACTCATCAGATTCCGACGTCCGTGCGGACAGCGAAAACCGGAATCCGGTCCCCCTGAATTGA